The region GGATGGGGAGGGGACCTCCGGGTGGCCCCGACACCCGACGGCGCGGGCCCGACCTACGCTCGGAGGAGGCAGAGCTGCGGGGTACCAGGTGGGGACATGGGACCTGGGGTCAGGATGACGGAGCGGCCACCGGTGGCCCGGGGTCTAGCGGCTCCAACTTGGGGTTCCAGGTCCCAAAGCGCGGGCCTTTGTCGCTGCGACCCGCcgattctccctccttcctcccgtACCTGCGGCGGTGCCCGGATGTGGGCCCCGGGAGGGGACAGGTAGCTCCCCAGAGGCCGCTATGCACCTGCGCGTCGGAGGCGGGCCTGCTGGGACTTACCTGCCGGAggtgtgtttttccttttctaagaACCATGACTAATGTTTATTGTAGGAAGGATAGATATAAACTGTaaggatctttttaaaaatccaaaatctttcCACTCTTAAGAATTCCCTCGTTAAAAATTGTGCATATTCGTGGTTTCGGAATACAAGTAGATTTATATCGTGATCCAGCATTCATAAAGGAAGTTTTCcacttccttttgtcttttattttgtgtgtgtgtgtgtgtgcgtgtatgcgcGCATGGAGTCAGACAACTTGGGAGCCAGTTCCTTCCACCACGTCGGTCCTAGGGCCCAAATTCAGTTGGTCATGGGCCTTTATCTCCTGAGCTTCCGCGTTGCCCTcgctttctttattccttatgaACTGTACTTAAACTGTGAGTGGACGTTCTGTAGAGAGAAGGACATGGCGTTTGATCCTAGTTGTTCTTACTATAGAGCTGACCGTGACTTatgatttatttctaaaatggTGTCTGGAAACGGAGACAATTGAACAAAGCGCGCTGGAAAGAATTCTTCCTTTGGTTTCTTcctagtttttaaattaaatatagttTAGCTTTGTTTCCTGAAAAGGCTTTCGTTCTCTACCAACAGAGGTGGCCTATATTCACTAATTACACTTTAAGTAACACAGTTTGatcaatttatatttttctaacttCAATCTGGGACTAAATTGTAGATTGAGGACTGGACTGTAGAGTACTGGCTTGGCAGACCCTGGGCTTGATCCCTAACACCCCACaagccaggtgtgtgtgtacctgtaaccCCCTAGCACTTGAGAAGGGGGAACAGGAGGgtcagcaagttcaaggtcatctttagcctGGCAAGGTGATGgggtctagcctgggctataggagaccctgtttaataaagaaaaagattgaaTAGAAACCTATTGGGCCCCAAGGCAGGCTTTCCTTAAGAAAACTGggtaagagagaaataagaggggAGGGTCCATAGATCTCAGACTTGGAACTGAAAAGTTAAAGGAACGACCCGGGTGTAAGGAAAGGAAgcttggcggtggtggtgcacgcctttaatccccagcactcaggaggcagaggcaggcggatctctgtgagtttgagaccagcctggtctacaagagctagttccaggacaggctccaaaaccacagagaaaccctgtctcgaaaaaccaaaaaaaaaaaaaaaaaaaaaaaaaggaaaggacgTTTCAGTcctaaacccagcacttgggaagctgaggaggccagagggcagTAGTGAGCCTGGGCGGTAGAATTAGACTCTTCCAGAACGGGAGGGTATtgctgaaagaggaaggaaaaaaaattttttttttttttagacgaCAGAGCCATTaaaatgactcagtgagtaaagttactcctgagttaaatccccaggacccacaggtagaaggggagaacagACTCCCCACGTCAGCCTGACTTCCACATTGAactgtggcgtgtgtgtgtatgtgtgtgtgtgtgtgcgtgtgtgtgcgcacacaaaaTATATAGCTAAATGCATAAAGCAAATAGGTAAAcgttagctttaaaaaaaaaacaaaagccttggATTGCAAAGGCAAAGCTGATAAGATCTTTAGAGCGCTGTATTTAAAGCTTTGTTTATGGCTTATGGCTGGGCCAGTGGTAAAGGCAAGCCTAGCAAGGGTTGAagaaggccagccaggactgcatagtcAGGAACAAATGACCAGCTGTAGTGGTACATGGGTGTGATGTGATCCCAGtccttaggaggctgaagcaggatgcttgtgaacttgaggctagcctgggtttcctaagcaagactctgcctcagaaataaaataattaaaaaataaaaagaaatccaacaacaacaaacttgtCCATGGGTAGTAACCTCtcttcctagcactcaggagtccgAGGGTATTATAGTTTGGGGACAGTGAATGAAGGTGCGTGGATCAGCCTGCAGACCAGacttggatccccagaaccctagAGTTCTTCTCTAGAAGTTTATCCTTTGACCTCTGTAATATACCACAGGATGCCCCTGTTCCAAAGTTAATAATTGTAATACATTTAAAGGAGAGAATCTTGGGTTTGACCTGGGCTAtctcaacaaaaatgaaatacagGCCAAGGGTGTAGTTCATTGGGAGGGGTTAAGTTAGTATGAATGGGGCCCCGGGCTTTATCCTCCGTACCGCCCCAAATTATTCCTCCCTTGGGGCTCCTCCCAGTCTGGGGAGTTCTTGGTCATATTTccttaatatatttttgtttgtttgtttgtttctcaagacaggctttctctgtgtagcccaggctgccctggaatttgctctgtagaccatgctgacctcgaactcaaagagatctgcctgcctctgcctcccaagtactggaattaaaggcgtgcaagcCCCCCCTTAATAAACCTTAATTCATGCtgctccccccaaaaaacccaacatacagaaaaagtggaagtgggAATACGCAGGTTAGACGTTCTAGCGGCACAGACTGGGAAGCGTAGACACGCAAGCACTAAGAGTTTAACTGTCGTCTCCACCACGTGGGCTTAGAGGTTGATCTTggctcatcaggcttggtggcaggcactgTTAACAGAGAGCCATCTCCTCACCACCCCCAggccagcctcttcctcctcctcttgtccGTTTGCTTGTttggagatggggtttctctgtgtagccctggctgtcctgaaacttgttctgtagaccaggttggcctcaaactcagagatcctcctgcctctgcctcccgagtgctgaactGAAGGTGTGCTCACACCTGGCCCAGACCCACTTCCTAGAGCCATGATTGATTGACTGAATGAGTTGAGGGCTGTAGCtacattttaaactaaatttttacattttctagaaTGTGTCTGTGACAACTACAAGCTGGGGACAGGCTGCGTTTTGAATGAAAGAGGGGAATGCCAGTGTAAGTCCCTTGGCACATCGAATACTGTCCTGTGCTCCACATGTGAGTAAAAGATTCTTATTGCCTGGACATTTAATCTTGATAATACTTTCTAAATTGAGGCAccttaaagttttttgttttgttttgtttttaaacatttatttattatgtatacagtgttctgcctgcatatgtccctgcaggccagaagagggcaccaggtctcattacaggtggttgagccatcatgtgtttgctgggaattgaactcaggacctctagaagagcactcATGTGCTTTTCACTGCtaagctttctctccagcccttgagttGAGTTTTACTGGCTCTGATCCAGCTGTGTTATTTTGTAGAAATTATCCAACTCACGGTTCTTATTTCCAGCAAGTAAATTTGAGTGTGGGAAAGTGGAAGGGATCGTGAAGTAATCTTTGGCCTGGGATTAtgacattaaattaaaatgttttccccATGTGCATACGAAATCGTAGTTACTTTTCAGTTCAATGTTGTTACGTTTTCTTTTCAGTGGCATCCAAATGTTTGGTGATGAAGGCGGAAATGGCTCACAGCAagtctgggaggaggctgaaacctGAGGGGGCGATCCAGAACAACGACGGCATCTACGATCCCGACTGTGACGAGCAGGGGCTTTTTAAAGCCAAGCAGTGCAATGGCACCTCCACGTGCTGGTGCGTGAACACTGCAGGGGTCCGGAGAACCGACAAAGACACGGAAATAACGTGTTCCGAGCGAGTGAGGACCTAGTGAGTGTTCCTTCTTGTTGCTGTTTTCATGCTGTTCACATTTGCTTGCTTAAATCtaggtttgaatatgaaataagATTGTGTggtttggaattttaaaaaaaagctaggaAAAGCTGGCATGGTCACAAACACCTGTAAGCCCTGCGCTCTGGAGGTGGGGCAGGAGAATGAAGAATTCagggctagccttgtctacacagtgagtttgcgGCTAATCTGGGCGAGCTGAGATCCTCTCTAAAACATaacaagaaagggggaaagggtaTCAAGGGATAAGTGTGACTATCCTGTCCCATTCCTCCTAAAACTGGTGCCACCAGTTTTGAGTTGAGTTTTATTGGCCCTAATCCAATTGTGCTAATTTTATTGGCGCTAGACCAACCGTGTTATTTTGTGGAAATCACCTGGTGCCTGAAGCTTATCTTGGGCAGTAATTAAGTGTGAGAAAATGGAAGGACGCATGAAATAATCTTTGGAGTGATGTGACTTTAAGGTTTTCCCTAATGCACATGAAACGGCAGCTGTCTTCAGTCTGACGTTGTTTCCAGAACCGGTTTATGAATTCCCTCTGTATAGGTGGCTCTAGGTTTATGAATTCCCTCTGTATAGGTGGCTCTAGGTTTATGAATTCCCTCTGTATAGGTGGCTCTAGGTTTATGAATTCCCTCTGTATAGGTGGCTCTAGGTTCATGAATTCCCTCTGTATAGGTGGCTCTAGGTTTTACAGAGATGGTAACGTACTGATGCCGTTTGCCATTCAACCTCTGTCCCGCATTTTGAAGTTGAATTAGTGTTAAGTGAATATAAATGACTTAAActgtatttactcatttattgtgttttaaaaatgagctGTTTGGGCGGGAGACAGAAGTGGTAGAAAAGCTGGAGGTCAACCCCTAGCGTGGTGAGGGGATAGGAGAGAGGCCAATGAAAACAAACGGAACCCACTCAAGCTTGCTTAAGCAAAAAAGATTACTGGAAGGGACAAGCAACTGGAAAGGCAGCAGGCCCAAAGTCTGCACTTTGTCTCTTCCGACTTCTGAAACCTTGTGTTcaattgtttctctctgtctgtttctgtgctctctctttctctcctccccatcccccaccacccTCCTTCATCTCTTTCTGATATGGTTTCATGTTAGAATCTTGGCTTGCCTCGAATCTGGATcatttcttgcctctgcctccacagtgccggctggcaccaccatgcccatccGTTTTGTCTTTTCTCTGGAACAGGGCCAGCATGGCCAGCTTAGCCTTGACTTCAGTTGACCTCACATCTAGTCATTGTCACCAGCAGGTCAATATTAGAAAAGGTGTTacttgctggatggtggtggcacacacctttaatccccccatttgtgaggcagaggcaggcagatctctgtgagctcgaggccagcctggtccacagagcgagttccaggacaggcctcaaagctacagagaaagaaaccgTATCTTGAAACCAGCCTTCCCTCGcccctgcacccccccccccccccaaagaaaagaaaagaaagggtggTTCCTTCTGGGTGTGTTTTCTGTAAAGAGTGTGTGAAGTATATTTACCACACTTTATTTGTTCTGTTAGCTTTAATTCTATTTTGGGATTTAAATATTTGCCTCTTTGGAAAACAGCATAAAAGACTGTCAACCATTTTGTCTTACAGCTGGATCATCATTGaactaaaacacaaagaaagagaaaaccctTATAACCTTCAGAGTCTGAAGACGTAAGTACTTACATATACACGAGTGTATTTATGCACCTGGGCGGTAATTACATACATAGTGCATATGATGCCCCTTGACAGAAAACCACGTAAGTGACATTGTGTCTTTCTCAGTACTCATATCAGGAAATCATGATGTCCTTTGTTCTTTTACAAGCCGTGTCTGCCAGATTTCTCCATTGTGAAGTTCAGACTGACACTCAGCAAGCAGCTCTAGCAACGGCTGGTGCTGGCGCAAACCACTTACCACTATGATAGTTggaaaatgatattaaaattatACAGCCTAGCCACTGTTGCTCACCTTTCATCCCAGAGGCAGGGACAAtcagtttaaagccagcctggtctatatagcaagttccaggtcagccaggaatacacagtgagatcatctctttttttttttttttaaatatttttatggtttatttaacttttattttatgtgcattggtatgaagtgttagatcttctggaactggatctttagacagttgtgagctgccatgtgggtgctgggaattgaacccaggtcctctggaagagcagtcagtgctcttaaccactgagccatctctccagccccgtgagatcatctcttaaaaaaaataatagtaataataacagtcctttgatgtgggatgtccttctgtatatgtgttgctaaTATTGTTGAGGAATAAAGCTATTTGGGCCAacggcttagcagagtaaagccaggagagaaaactgaacagagatgtatagagagagtaggcagagtcagggagacaccatgtagctgcccaagaagcaagaggtaacaaactgcaagtcttgtggtaaaatacaacagagtagacatgggttaatttaaggtgtaagagctagttagaaatatgtatgaaccattggccaaacagtgttggaattaatgtGTGATTATTCCGGTATGGGCGGCCAAGAAACCAAAGCAAAGTCTCCCTTTACAGTTCTTGTCTATCTGCCTAAAAAGTAGAGGTTCTATTATGTGTTACAATTTCTTTTCCCCaaagaaacttttaaattatttgcagTGCACTTCAGGATACGTTCTCATCTCGATACAAACTGCATCCAACATTTATCAAGAATATTCTGGTaagtttgtttggttggttttgtttcttggttaaTAAGTTAGCTTTAGCAGCAAGTTGGTAGGTATGGGTATAAACAGCAGCCACGGATCCCCCCTCCCAACAGCCTTTTGCTATCCTGGaaatcagagatcctcctgcctgtgcctctgagtgctgttgaaggcgtgcgccaccccctGAGACAGCCAGTGATTTTCAGTGGTAGCTAAATGGATTTTAGCAACAGTTTAAATCCTGGGCACTTAATATGGAACCCAAGTTGCCTTCCTTCCATAGACTTTGAtcttcctaaaggtcctgagttcaattcccagcaaccacatgatggctcacaaccatctggaatgaggtctggtgccctcttctggcctgcagacacacacacagacagaatattgtatacataataaataaatgaatataaaaaaaaaatccttgattaCATAGACTTTGAAAGCCTCAACTGCCCCTGAGAACCTGTACTGTCTCAACTATGCCTGACGTATACTGTCCTTATCCCGGAGGGCCTCTCTGTGACTGACTGCCTCAGCACATACTGCCATGGACTGTCCTTACCCAGTGTCttgctttcctgttgctctgataaaatgtCCTGAACAAAGCAAGTtagggagaaaaggtttattttacatgtgtgcatgttttgcctgtatgtgtgtatgtatgtgtaccacgtgcGCCATGTGTTTGCCCAGTATCCCAGGAGTTCAGAAAAGGAGGTGGTGTTATACAGATGGTTAGTAGCTAGGAAGAACAACAAGTGCTattagctgctgagccatgtctccagcccccaaagagtttatttcagcggGGAAGTCAGTGCAGGAGGAACGTAAGCAGCCAGCCctgtccacagtcaagagcagagagaatgaatacatACACGCCTTGAccacctctttccctttcttttcattcAGTCCAGGCTGCAGCCCATGCCATGATGCAGCCCACGGTCAGTGTGGGCTACACCACCTCAGTTGACATAATGAAGATAATCCCCACAGACTAGCCTACAGTCAACCCGATCTAGACAGTCCCTCATTGAGATGGTCTTCTCAAGTGCCTCAATGTTTGTTCTAGTTGACAATGACAGCTAACCACCCTACCAGTTAGCCCTTTCcttaactcttaaaaaaaaatgtttgtgggctggagagatggctcagagattgagagagcattgcctgttcttccaaacgtcctgagttcaattcccagcaaccacatggtggctcacaaccatctgtaatgaggtctggtgccctcttttggcctgcaggcatacacacagacagaatattgtatacatagtaaataaatatatttttttaaattgtttgtatTGCTATTTTAGTCTCTTAAGATAGATTGGAACACctctcaaagattttttttaaatttccagtgATACATTTAATTATTCACCAATGAAAAGAGCTCCTGTGGGAATAGATTATGGAAGATCAAATTCTAAATATTCTGACTGTTGAccaaaattttcatatattttaattatattaatttatatttttttactccTCCCAGTATGAGAATAATGTTATCACTATCGATCTGATGCAAAACTCTTCTCAGAAAACTCAAGATGATGTGGACATAGCTGATGTGGCTTACTATTTTGAAAAAGATGTAAGTATAAACTATGTTTATGACTGATTGTTgctgctttttaatatttattatttttttattatacatacagtgttctgtctgcatgtgtgcctgcaggccagaagagggcaccagatctctttacagatggttgtgagtcacaccatgtggttgctgggaattgaactcaggatctctggaagagcagccagtgctcttaatcgctgagccatctctccagtatttgtttgtttgttttgagacaggcctctctctatagccctgggtgtcctgaaacTAAAGGTATATATAGACTAGGCTATCCTTTgtagtcacagagatctgctggcctctgcctcccgagtgttggggttaaagacatacacaccatgtctggtgtttgttcctttttgagacaggctctcatacAGTCCAGGCTGCTGAGCTCTGTGTAGCTGGCTTTGGACTCTTTATCCTCCTGCTTCCGTGTCCTAAGTACTGGGCCCtattaaagaataaagagaagtAGCCATTCGTGAAAGGAGGTGATGTGAAATTTGCTTTCCAGAAATGAGCTTTGCAAGGCGAGGGGCCATGCAGTCATGGGGCTGTGACTGGGCTATGAGGTGGGAGTGTTAGGAGGGACAGGGCATGATTCCGGAATCCACTTTGTAGAAACGTTTGGTgttaggtggggctggagagatggcttggcagttaggagcatgcactgctctccagaggacctgcgtttgaTCCCCAGCAAGCATATCAGGCAGCTGTCAACtgaaactaaattaaaaataaaaataaacctaaagcaaatgtaaaataaaagaatagagaTCTACCCTGGATGGCATGGCATGGGGAGCAGGCCGACTCAAgagccagagagaacccttttaTAACTCTCCTAGGGACTGGGGAGTCCAGTCTGGGAGGGTGGCATCTGAGTGGTTTGTTAGGAACAGCAGTGATACGGAAGATGTCAGTCACCGGTTTAAAAACATTtatgtaaaagccagaggtgaCAGTGCACACTATATCCTGGCACTTAggatcctagcactctggaggttgaggcagaaggactaaGGTCAAGGCCAACTATTTATAagcatatgtttttatttattgtgggtTTTCTTATTGTTCCTTttagtgtgtgtgagacagaatcttacaGCAGCCCGGGTTGACCTAGAATTCATGGCAGAGGGTagacctcctgcttcagcctcccaagacAAATGAAGGACATAATACCGTAGTGGGAGTCATTACAGTCAGATGTTTCTTTGAGGTTTACTTTAGAATGGGTGGGCCTGGGAGGTGAAGCCACAGAAGAAGGAACGTTGTTGCTATGGGTGGGACCAGGCTTCGTTTGCACTTTAGTGCATGACACTCCTGCAGCAAAGAAATAAGTGCTTCAACATTTCACTGGCTCCGGGGTCTCCTCAACTGGAAAGCTTCTTAGCGGTTTTCCTCTGGCACATAACTGGCATGTGATCATTGGTGCCCACGGCTGCTTCTTGTAAACATTTTCCATTGTTTCCTCTGTTGTAGGTGAAAGGGGAATCCTTGTTCCAATCTTCTAAGAAAATGGACCTGAGAGTCAATGGAGAACAGCTTGATCTGGACCCTGGCCAGACCCAGATTTACTATGTTGATGAGAAGGCCCCCGAGTTTTCAATGCAGGGTCTCACGGCCGGCATCATCGCTGTCATTGTGGTGGTGGCGTTAGCAATCATCGCGGGGGTGGTTGTGCTGGTGAGTACAGAACCAGTCAGGGCTCGCTGAAGGGTTGTTCTTACGGGTGAGCGCCAAGGACTACAGCCATGTCTGCTGGGCAGCGCcattcacgcctttaatcccagcactagggaggagagacaggcggatctctgtgatctacagagatctacagcctggtctatagagcgagttctaggacaggcagaacagagaaaccctgtctcggaaaaccaaaaaaggaaaaaaaaaactatccacGTTTGAAAATGTTAGTGAAGGACTGTACTGCATCTCTGGTTCTTTTTTTACACAATAGCCAGTTTCTATAGTCAGAAAGGGTTACTCATAAGAATAAACCACCTCATGGCCTGGTTCCAGGGCCTTCAAGCAGCAGGTAgccttgagtcctctgcaaggaATTGGGCGCTCCTGCCAGAACACAGTAGAGAACTCCCAAATGTTCAGAGCCGGTCAACACAACacttgattttggttttggtggtgttGGAGCGCTGAGCTCAGGCTGCAAGTATTCCGGGCTATCactataccactgagctatgcctgaccccaaaacaacacaaaaatcaaGAGTAGTACATGTAGCAGTGATTCTAAATAAATAGCAAATCTGCACTGGGTACGTggccataatcccagcattgggaggtggaagcaggagtaTTAGGGGTCCAAAGAAGGAGCTCTATCCCAGGGCTTTAAGGGTGTTTGGCATCAATATATCAGAATTCAGAAATCAATCTGAGTGGGGTATGATGACATAGTTGTGTGTTACAAgctcttgagaagctgaggcaggaggaccaagacTTTAAggccagggcctggagagatgatggatcagtggttaagaacacttgttcttgaaGACGACCTggatttagttcccagaacccaagttcacaaccatctgtaactcattTTCAAAGGATCTGACTGATGCCTTCTGGCCTTTGTAGGTACCAGGTACTAAAGGTACTAGGTACCA is a window of Microtus pennsylvanicus isolate mMicPen1 chromosome 21, mMicPen1.hap1, whole genome shotgun sequence DNA encoding:
- the Epcam gene encoding epithelial cell adhesion molecule, encoding MAPPQARAFGLLLAVVTATLAAAQQECVCDNYKLGTGCVLNERGECQCKSLGTSNTVLCSTLASKCLVMKAEMAHSKSGRRLKPEGAIQNNDGIYDPDCDEQGLFKAKQCNGTSTCWCVNTAGVRRTDKDTEITCSERVRTYWIIIELKHKERENPYNLQSLKTALQDTFSSRYKLHPTFIKNILYENNVITIDLMQNSSQKTQDDVDIADVAYYFEKDVKGESLFQSSKKMDLRVNGEQLDLDPGQTQIYYVDEKAPEFSMQGLTAGIIAVIVVVALAIIAGVVVLIITTRKKSAKYEKAEIKEMGEIHRELNA